In bacterium, the sequence GATTGGATGTCGGTTTTAAATTGGGAAAGCACTCTTCCGGAACTCCCGGTCGGAATTTCCCCTCGGGATTCCTTTGCATGAATGGCAAAGGTCATTTCAAATTCAAGGATGGCGCTCGAATGGATCGGCCCTTTAAGCGTGGAGGCTAACTCGGAGGCTTGTGATGAGATTTGCTCTGGCAAATAGAGGGCCAATACGCAGGAGGTGTCCCAGTAAACGGCTTTCACCAGCGATCCTCCCGTACTTCATCCAGCGCACTCGGCTTCTCGATTGTGGAGGGCTGACCTAAACTCAAGCGGAGGGCTGCCAAGTCGCATAACCAATCTGTGGTATCAGACAGCGGTGTCGATGCAGGGAGAAGTCGGGCCTTGGGCTGACCATGAACAGTGATCAAAATCTCCTCGCCTGAATTGGCAAGGCTAACAAACTCGCTCAATTTGGTCTTAGATTCACGCAGAGTAGCAATCATGTGACCATAATGGTTCTTTTTTTGATTTAGTCAAGGGGTTTTTAATTTAAAAAAAATTTGACCACCCAGCAGCAGTTGGCAATTTGTGAAGCGGGCGACGAAGTGATATGGGTCAGGGATTAATTATTGACATAATGTCCGTCTTTGTTGCTCTATTTCCTCCTGCTTTCGAATTAGTTGCAGCTGTTTAATGCTTCCGAATACAAGTATTTTGCTGAACCCACGGTCTCGGTGTAGGGTTCAATAAGACCACGATGTGAGATTCCATTAAATTTGA encodes:
- a CDS encoding type II toxin-antitoxin system prevent-host-death family antitoxin; this encodes MIATLRESKTKLSEFVSLANSGEEILITVHGQPKARLLPASTPLSDTTDWLCDLAALRLSLGQPSTIEKPSALDEVREDRW